The sequence AGTGGCTTGTAAAATTTGCTCATAGTAAACTTTTTCCTGTTGCTAATGTAAACCCTTCAAAGGTTTAATTACAGATTTGACATGTCATTGAGTTGATCATATTATGCATAGGTATGTTCTATGTCTGTAGCCATCACTTTGTACAAGCATTGGTGGAGCTAATACGGACTACTATAAAGGCAAGCTATGAAGCTGAACAAGGGCAGCTTTATTTTATGGTGTGCCATCTTTAGCTGGAGAGCAGTAACCAAAATAAGCATCTGGTACATATAGTTTGTAGCATGTGTTCAGGAGTGGCAGAATAGCAGTCATCTGGGCCCTGGTATCATTGTTCCtactatgtaaatgtactgccttcaagtcaattccgatttatggcgaccctatgaatagggttttcatgaggctgagaggcagtgactggcccaaggtcacctagtgagcttcatggctatgtggggattcgaatcctggtctcccaggttgtagtccaataccttaaccactataccacactggctcattgTTCCTACTACCCTTTCTCAAATAGTTAAAATTACTTTAATAAATTCTCCATTTAGTGATCAGCCTGTCCTGTTTCTCTTCATTGACGATCCTTTAGTCATGTTAATCTTTTGCTGTTTCAGTACTGGCTTGTGCAGGAGCTGGGCAGTCTTTGGAGATATAAATAGAAGCTGATTTCAGAGGCCCCTGTTGACAAGGTTTTGCCTGAGCCTTTAGCTCAGCCTGTCACATTGCAGCCTTGTGAGAAGCGGAAGCTAATGCACTCCCCCATGTGACCTTAGCTTCTGAGAAACATTAAAGCAAGCAAACGTGCATGTGATGGTATTAGAAGTGAGCATTCCAGTTAAAAATTAAAGGTATAAAGGAAGATAGATAGCTTTAGATTATGAAGTTCCATTCCAACTGGCACATGTAGACTACCTGAAAACAAAAGTTGTCTCTTATAAAAATGTTTGGCCATATATGGTTTGCACTTTCTATGCTAGTCATTTGCAGATGCAAACTATTTTTTCCACAATGATATTGTTGATGTCatcacaggttttttttaattggatggTGCAAATTTTACATACTAAAAATCTGAAAATGGCACAACTTGGCATTCATTGAGGACACTTTGTCTTAATGGAATTACACAGATTCTGTGTAAGAGATAGACGGACATGTCCATCAGTTAACTCAAGGGTCACATTAAATTAGTTTTACATAGTTCACACTTATTTGtgtattttacatttgttttgaaAAACACATTGAATTTGTGAATACAAATTCTCCCAaacatgtttcttttaaaattacaAGCTGATTTCAGTGAGAAGGGTAGTGTTATGATAAAGGTATGGCTGGAAATCTGAGTTGTGATACTATTGGGCAAATCTTGTGTACTGTTTTTGGACATGGAACAGGCCCTCTCTTCTGTCCGCTTTGAGCATGTCTTTAAAGGGCTATATATACACATTCTGGAATAGTGACCCCTGTTGTGTGCATGGTACAAGACCTCGGGTCTCTTAGAGCAAGATAAACTCTGAAGCTATTATCAGTTGATTTTCTTATGTTTGAGATGAAATTGGCTACTGCAGTGAAAGAAGCTTAAGCAAAAAATGTATGCCTTCAAAATATGTAAATTCAAGCTTTGAATGTTTCATACTGTTTGACATGTTTGCTTTAAAACTGTACaggacatctttgcattttattcatttcacagatgtatatcctgcttttccactGCTTGGGTATTCAAAGAGTTTTTCTTTCTAGTGGGTAACTATTACATTTTAATCCAATTAAAGTAGTGTGGTGGGAACAGAGGATTTGGAATCCATACCAAGTTCTTTATAGCAGCCTTGTATAGCTTATACGGTAATGAAGTTGAAGTGTTTATGTTGCTAAAAGTTGACTGCCATGGCATGCACAGATGAGGCGGCCTTTCCAAGTATGAGGTTGTGTACAGTTTATTTTGATAGTCACAGGATTTTGCTGAGCTGTTGTAAAATGAGTAACTTGTTTTAATGAATATATTAAGCAGACATTTTCTAAAATGCCTGCTTCAAGTGAACTTCTCATCTTAATGGCTTTGGTCTTGTTGAAGTAGTAAATGATATTGTATAAACGCACTTAAATACATGATTAGTTACCATGGTATTCTGCTCAAGTTGGTAAGGCCTTTTTCTGCATGATATCTCACTCCCACTGAGACTATTGTCCAATCTCTTTTGCTTCATAATTTGTATAAAAAACACTACCATGTCACTTAAGCCTAAAAATAGTCCCTAGGTTGCAAGACTTACTGATAGGTAATAACTAGAACTGACTTGTATTGAACAGACTTTAAGATTGAAAAGTTCAGGATGAGTTTGTGTACCTTTCAATGACAACTTAAAATCATAGTCAAAGGTTTTAAGGTTCAAGGTTTTATATTTACCATAAGGTAGCCTGTCCACACAAGCATCCATGAATGGTACAAGAGTATAGAAAAACTAAAATAGGCCTGCAAAATGTTTTGACTGTGTATTTTGTTCCTGGCATTATTTTTGTTGCATCCCACTTCTTAAGTGCAGCAGACAGCAAAACAGAGGAAATGTTCTCCTTCCTTTTATACATGCACTCACACACTCATTTCTCCACATTCCAATGAAGATAAACACAAATTCAGGCAgccttgctgcatcaggaccATGGTTCTAAATTAAATGAGCATCTGTATGTAGATGTGGTCGTTTAGCACTGAAGTGCTGTTGATGGAACATACAGTTGGATGTGATCTGCTACATGCTTACTAGAAAGCAGTGCAGTGTGGGTAGATTACATTGGTGCCTAGATGcacttagcatttctctttaagTCTTTTAAGCTATGATGCAACATTCCCTTTTGCAGTAGAGCAATATGGGTGAGGGCTGAATTGGGGTTGCAGTATGTAAATCCAGTCTTCCCTCTCTAGGCCCTAGGCTGCAGATAATCAGTAGGTAAGCTGCTTACTTCTCTTCAGCCTAACTCCTAGCTTTAGCAATTGAGGTGGCATCCTGCTTATTCCTGCCAATTTAACAAGGTAAAGGGAGCACAAAGGTGGTTTTTGTCCTATCTGTTTTTGGAGACAGtagaacccttttttaaaaaggacggGGAAACAGATTTTTTACTTCAGATCTTCTGTATGGACTGGTTTTCTTCAGTCCtgtcctttccccctttttgacGGCCTGTTGCACACAGAACACCCACTTCGCAAATATGGGGGAAGATGCTATGTGATGTCAGCATATTTAATGTTTAGTTCATGTGAATTGTGATCGTATGCCAGCTTCTAATGTAATGTTTTTTCTTTACTTGCAGCACAAGATGGCTCAGGAGACCAACCAGACCCCAGGGCCCATGCTGTGTAGCACAGGATGTGGATTTTATGGGAATCCTAGAACAAATGGAATGTGTTCTGTCTGCTATAAAGAACATCTTCAAAGACAGCAAAACAGTGGCCGAATCAGTCCAATGGGTATGCTAAAATGCTATATGTGAATACTGTCAAATTTCAGAAATAAACATTTGAGTGAACATTTGCACCATTCCAGCTTTCCTCAACTTTGAAGCATTTTTGTGTTCTTTTAGAATCTGGATcaattctatttaaaaaaatatggaagCATTTAGCAGCTGTAGCTTCGTTGTGTATTACAGATTTCACATTCCTAATGTGTTTGCTtatctttttttctctctgtctaggAACATCAAGTGGTTCCAACAGCCCTACCTCAGACTCTGCATCTGTACAGAGAGCAGATACTAGTTTAAACAACTGTGAAGGTGCTGCTGGCAGCACATCTGACAAATCAAGGTAAGAGTAATATAGAGTAGTATAGACTCAGTGATACTGAGATGAGTTAATTCTCAGAGATTGTGTAAGGGAAACTCTAAACCTAATAGTATTACAAATAGTTTGTGTTATAGCTAGTTTATAGAGGAAATAACTATAGAgttaggttgcaatccagtacatgtctactcagaagtaagcagcattaggttcaataggacttactcccgggtaagtgcatgttggattacagccttagttatTCCTGCAGTTAAAAAGATTTTGAACTTTACAATGACAGAATTGATGTAAATATCTTAGATTACTATAGAGTTAGATTACAAGGACACTTGGTTATTATAACCTGCTACATCAAAGTTTATCACCAGTAAGTTCAGTAATAGTTATCAAAAGGAGCTCCAGGTTTTTAAGTTTGAGCTTTATAAGATATTAGTCATCCTAATAGCACTAACAGATTGCTCTCATTTCACGGAATGCAAGCAGAAATGTGCCTGTTGCCGCCTTGCCTGTAACACAGCAAATGACAGAAATGAGCATTTCAAGAGAGGAGAAAGTAACTCCGAAAACAGAAACAACAGAGCCAGGTATGCCTTTCTTAAAGTCACTTAAGTGCAGTTAATTCAGTGGGACCTGGCAGGTGTAAACCTTTTGTAACCAATGAGAAACTATACTTTACTCTCTTTGGTATTTGGTTCttcaaagttaaaaaacaaaactgataAGTAAAAGAACACATACGTACGAATCAATTTGGTCGCTATTTATAAAAAATCATCTAGGGGTTTTTATAAAGGGATTCAGATTGCTAGTCACTTTAGCAAAAATGAATTCAATAGTGGGAATACaccattctctctttttttaaagaaaaggaatCCATGCAAAGTGTGTAATGTGCTTCAATTCTGCAGTACTTCAGCAGTTATCTGTCATTCATTATAAGTCCTCCCAAATTTCAGAAGTTGCTTTATATCACTGTGGGATCTAATGATCTTTCAGTCAAGTTTTTGGGATGTATCTTCATTTTTATATCCTTGTTTTGCTGATAAAACAATTTTGTATACAAACTTCACTGACACGATTATTTCTAAATATAAATTCAAAGTCCTTTTAATACAGAGAACTCTTGCACTGGCTGTCATTTATCATGCTGCGTATTTCCCCTGTAATACACGTTTAACACCTTAGAGAATGTAAGAACTCTTTAAAAGCAATTTGAAAATACTGCATAAGACTGCCAACATTGATATCAAAGAACTAAGACCTTGtttacacacacagagcagaatgAGTTGGTAGGATGGATGGTACTACTTGAGAGTGCATGTCAGTGACCACATTCTGAATGTTGTTCCCTATCTGTCTAAAATCTGCCAACAGCAGTCTAGTGGTACTGTCCATTCTATTTCTTCATTATCCTGCATGTGTAGCCAAAGCCTGAACTTTCTGGGGAGATTAGTTTCCTATTTTCATTAACCATCACTCCAAATGCATTTCATGCATTTATGGTGTTTTGAAAGAACGTCTTGTACTTGTAAAGGGTTTATGAAATACTTTCTAGATGCTGAACAAGTTCACAGGGTTGAAATGCATTTggtattttacatttttttttgtattaatTTACGTTCAATATATTCCCACTTAGGGAGGTGAAGGCCTAGGAAAATTGGGGGGGATAaagttttttcctgttttttcacTTTTTCAGGGGAAAAAACGGGGTATTTTCCAGGCCTTCAAATTTCTATTCCCACTGTTAAATGTATTTATGCTGAAGTGACTAGCAACATATTTACATTAATCGTTTGGATGAACTCTTCTTAAATAAgctttttaaagtagtttttaatgttttttagtaTTTGATTTTGTCTCCTTTCGTATTAGGAAGGTTTAAATCTTTCCCAGTAGTCTTTATCTCGCAGACATACAGTGTCATGAGATTTTATTCTAAATAAGGTGAATTTGGGCATGAGATCCCCACAGAATTAAGTGAAAAAGACCAGACCAGGCAGGTACAGCCATAATGGTGACCAGCTTTATAAATCTTTTATGAATATTTATGACAAATTTGCAGATAGAAGGCAAGCTGAAAGATAATTAAATTGCATAATTACTTCTATATATTGGAATATTGGGATGGCTTAGAGTCAAGTATCATGATGCATGTTAAAGGTCTGTGAATCTGAATAGGAGTAATAGAAGGACAATATTCTGTTACACAGACATGGACTGTGTATAGTCTCGTTCCCATCCTCCATGGACATGTAATGTTCTTTTTATTAAGcttaatctgtattttaagtaAATGGATAATGCAGTAAATAAAAGAGCACACTGAAGAATAGATCCATTTTTGTAGATGTCTGTCTAAATAATTGGCAAAGGATCATTACCATTTTTACTGCATAGACATAGGAAAATTGTCTTATTGCTTTGTTATAGCTCTTCTGTTTATAATGGTAGTGCAGAAACTCTGAAAGTTGTAGTTACAGAAAGGTGAAAAAACACCACACGATGATGTTTGGGCCCCCAAAATGCTTTCTAGGTTGTCTTGAGCAGTTACagactgctgctgcagctgctgtttgAAAGTGATGTGATTACTGGGGAAGTCAAGGTATAGACTTTTGGCCAACATAGTTTTTTGTGTCATGGCATGGGTAGCTTGTTGCTGAAGGTTTAGAGTGAAACCACAACAGGAGACCATAAAATGCCCATTCAAAACCTTCTACATTCTACTATTTTGGAACCAGTACAGTAGGTTGTGGGTTCTACTTAATGCTTCCAAAGTTTCccatctgctccttcccccagcATTCTCTGTGTTCCATTCCACCCCCTCCCTGGGGAAAAAAACTCCAGACACTTTTCAGGGATCATAGCTGGCTATAGACAGGTGGAGGGGACAGAAAACTTTTCCTTCTCTTATGTTGTCTTAATTATAAGAACACCCATTACAGAATACTCTTAATCATGACCTAAATAACAGAAGAAGACAGGAAGGACATAATGTCCGAGGCAGTACTTTTAAGCCAGGTAGCATTAGATGTATTCAAGAACTTTTTTCCAAAATTTATTCAGTTGCTCTTTCTAGAAACAATCCCCTAACACTGAGGTGTGTAAAGGACagaaatttatgtatttatttattcagtttatatcctgctcttcctcctagtaggagcccagggtggcaagatgTAGCTCTTCCATTTACAATAGTAGTACAGAAACTCTGAAAGGTATACATAGTGATTAAGATGTGGAGATGAAAGAAGTAACAGTACTTCACTTCTAACCAGCTTTCTGTGGTTTTGTTCTTTCAGTTGTTACTCAACCAAGTCCTACAGTTAGTCAGCCTAGTACATCTCAGAATGAAGAGAAAACACCTGAAATGCCCAAACCAAAGAAGAACAGATGTTTTATGTGCAGAAAGAAGGTTGGCCTTACAGGTATGCTATATTCTGTTATCCACACTTAACCAGGCTTAAATCAAGTTACAACTGAGGATTTGCATACCTAGGAACTTTGTAAACATGTTGAAATGGCATAtctatatatgtgtgtttgtgttcaaGTTGTATTTTGTTGTCTTGACTTGAATGGTGAAACCTTCATTGTAAGTTTTTGTGCTTTTACAGGGTTTGACTGCCGATGTGGAAATCTGTTTTGTGGACTTCACCGTTATTCTGACAAGCACAATTGCCCATATGATTACAAAGCAGAAGCTGCAGCAAAAATCAGGAAAGAGAATCCAGTGGTTGTGGCTGAAAAAATCCAGAGAATATAAACTAACCTACTTGGTGAAAAGACTGActtcctttgtttttattttaaaatatcctaGGAAAACATTAAAGAGCAAGTGCATGGCCATTTTCCTTTGATGTTCTCCAGAGTTTTACTTTAGTCTGTCTTATTGATTGATACTTTAGGATGTTGTGGGTGTTACAGGCAGAATTGGATAGATACAGCCCTTTAAAATGTGTACATGCCCTCCCCAAAAAGAATTGAAAGAGTAAGACCTGTACTGAAAAACAGACATGCACAAAAGACAGTTGTCTAGTTCACATGTGCCAAACAGATGCATAAAATCTGCATGTTTGCAGCAGATTTGCCTTTTGGGAATGCAATTGAGGTATATCATCTTTGGATAGTGCTATGTGCCTGTTTGATTAAATGATACACCAGGAAAAATGAGTCTACTTTTTTACCATTGTTAAACTTTGTCCTCTTTAATTTCCACAATTCATTGTTTTGAAGCTGAGCTGCAGAGGAGCCattttatatatgaaaatgagTGTTCAGGTGCCATAAGCTGCAGTTTAAGGTTACCTACTGAATGAAACCGAGAAATTTGAAGGGTGCAATCCTTGGAACTGAAGAAAATTGTTCTCAACTATTAAAAACTGGTTCCCAAAGGAAACGTCACTTTCAGAACTTTATGAACTAGCCTGCAACAGAAGATTTGTCTGCATCTTACTCTTATGTAGCTAATGAGTTTGTGTAGCACAATACCACAAGACTTGGTTTTACAGTTTACAAAGAAAATGCTACATTTTAAAATCAACTTAACCCCAGCAGCTCTTGTCAAGTAACATGCATCTGATGAACCTAGTTTGCAAATGTATTCAAGCATTTAATTTTTCATATACATCTTATGTTGAATGTGTTCTGGGTTCAAGAGAATGTTAGCTCTTAATTTTTATAGTTTTCAAATGTAGTGAGATTGCATCATTTTGCATGGAAAAAATCATACCCAATATGGCTGCTGTAGACTTAAAGTGGTACCTGGAACCACTCTGAGGGCTGCTTTATCATTTTAATAGTACTTGGGTGTAGGACTATAGTGTTCTTGGGTGTATTGCATGGGCTGCATTATCTACAGCATTGTACAATAACAACTCTAGAAAAGGCAGTATACTTCACTGATGCTTGTCTGGTAATATCACTTCTGTGTTATAATGGAAGATTTTTTTGTGATGTATGAAACTTGTGTTTTTTTATATAAACAAGTACAGTTtagagtagtgtagtggtaatGCCTGTTCTCATCTGTAAATACTTGTGTAAACACAGGGCACTACTTCTGACTTCTATTGCAGTGTTCAGTCTTAATTTTTCTTCATTAAAAGCATCTGGGTTTTGCTTTAAACTTTGTCTTCAATTGAGTTATTAGATATACAGATGTGTACAGATAGTTCATATTTATGTATTGCACATAATCATGCTACCCAGCATCTATGCTATATTgtattatgtaaataataaaatcatgtaCAGAGGGATATAGTTCCTTTTTGTGATGGTTCCTTGGGTTTTTAAACAATTGATTGAATAATCTGAAGTGTGGGTGAAGGCATGGTTGCAACTGATTGTTCAGGATTTATTAGTTTTTAATTAATCCGTGAGTTCAACCGTTATAGCCTGTATGTTTCTCCCCTTGTTGGATTTTACTTATATTTACACTTCAGCTGATGAAGATTTGTTCAGGTGAGCAAAGCAATATGAGCTGGAATACAAACATGATTTTTGGACATATAACATCAACGTGATGCTTGAAAAAGGAAAACCTTTAAGGGTCTTAGGTGCTTTGATCTACAGACTCCTCCATTTGGAATCTCTTGTAACTGCTACCTTGCCAGTTCCGTGGCCACATTTACTGACATCAACCATGGGTGAATGCCTGAACGTGGACTTCAATTACTGTGCAATTAATGGGTTCCTTAATGATTCACATAAAGGAAGAGCAAGACAACATCTGTACAACTACTGAAGAAAAGGGCAGACAtctgcaggtttttaaaaagaactttaaaacagGAGAGTGATAACTACTACCCTATATGAGTTGCTGCATTTGCGCACTCAACAGATGAGGATTACCTTTTTATGCAAATTATAAGCAATTTTAAAACTTGCTCCAGTTTGTTGTCACAAATCAGACACTATAAAGAACTCTTCCTACATTAATGAAGAACAGAACCTTTGGCCTGGTGGATATATGAGGTGAATGATAACAGGGTTGAGAGAGATTGAATAAGATAACATTCAGGAGTGCATCTTGAAAGAATCCTAAATGAATAGTACTACAACCCTGAAACATTCAAAATGAGATCAGCCATTGTTGGGTTGGGCGTTGCTGCTCTTACTGGATCAAACTGCAAAATTTATATGAAGATAAAAGAATAGTGCAGTAGTGAAGGATAGCTACAGCATAGCTGATAGCAATTGTTTATTGATAACTTGATAGAACAGTATCTAAAACTTGTTAGCCTTTTCCACCAGCCAGAAAATCCTTAGATAAAAGATTATCTGCAAGCCTAATGAAGCAAAAAAAGAAGTATATCACATCTGCCGCTGTTTTGACAATAAGCTTTGCAAAGCTGGCAGAGGAGTTACCTGACTTACCAGTCTGATCCATTTACAACCTTTTGCCCTTACAAGTAGCATGCCTAGGATATGATGTGAAAGGTAAAATACTGTTCTAGCCTAGAATCCTGTACACTGTTCAGTTCTGGATGCCTTAAAAGGAAAATGTTAATGCCTATACAGTATTGTCAAGGAACATGTTCCTTGGAGTATAGGAGCCATTCTGAACCACTTTTAGCAGCCTTTGAGAGTTCTTCACAGGAAAAGATGTGCCATTTGACCATAATGAATAacctttattttttcttattaCAGTTGTCAAGTGCAGTTACCCTGCGTGGGAGTACACTGCTTCCATGGGAGGAAATACCAATGCTATATGATGTGTGCAGATTTCCCCCTTGTTTTCAAATGGGGGGTGTTAAGAGCTTAGAGCAGTAAACAGCATACATTCCCCCAGTTCACTTTTCCAAATTCATGATTTTAATTCTCAATAACTTCTTTCAATTTCATGGCCTTTAAAAATTTATTGACATGAATGACAGTTGATAGGTTTTGTTTACTCTTATCTTGAAGGAAAACATGGAATGAGTGTGTATGTAGACCTCTGTCCccttctgactggcagtgacagtAATTTACAATTCAATAAGATGCAAAAGGTTGTGGATATTCCCTGTCATAAGAGGTTTACTTACAAGAGAAGATTCTTGAAGCTAACCTGAAACTCCTGGCTTGCTTTCTTGCTGAAGTTGCAAATAAACAtatttccttgtgtgtgtgtgtttaaaaacacatactggtTACAAATTTCACAAGGGGTGTGCTATTAATGACACTCTAATCAAAGCTTAGCTATATAACTGCCTTGCCTGTGACACTAGTTTGAGAACATACACTTTCTTTAGCAGAGGCCTAAAATTATCTTCAAACAGATGTGTtataaaacaatgtttacagCTTATTACCTCTGTTGTTAAGATTAAATGCCACACATGTGCAGAGCTGGTGCTTAGCTCAGTGGTTCTTCCAGTATGACATTTGCTTTGTTTCCTGATGTAATTACCCCCTCCCCTGCCATATCTGTATGTGTAAAATATAAACATATGCCAGTACGGTCTTAATACCCATGGATGGGTAGATATTTAGTCATTGTCCACTGCAAAGTATCCACTGTGAAGAGAACATGTTTTCCCCCAATTTCTACTAGTTGGTACTATAGGTACTAAAAACAAAGGCAGCCTACCTATTTTTAACAATGGCTGTCTACATGAGTCATCTTACACCTGAGCCATATTTGACATCCTGTCTTgtgcaaaaaaaacaacaactgaagaGGCTGATGCATAACATAATTTTTCTTCCTAAACTTTTATTTTTGCGTAGTATCTCTTTGATTGTAAGTCTGAGGGCAGGGTCtatgtaatttttttaatctttgtataCTGCCTAAAACATTTTTAGGAATTTTATGAATAAATACACTAGATTCAAGGTATTTTGTGagatgctcccacaagatgcagtaatggccaccagcttggacggctttaaaagaagattagacaaattcatggaggacagggctatcaatggctactagccatgatggctgtgctctgccaccctagtcagaggcagcatgcttctgaaaaccagttgccggaagcctcaggaggggagagtgttcttgcactcgggtcctgcttgcgggcttcccccaggcacctggttggccactgtgagaacaggatgctggactagatgggccactggcctgatccagcaggctcttcttatgttcttatgtgggtATTTAGTTTGATTCCTTGGCCACCACTTCTGAAGGACTGAATAAGGAATGATACTGGCATGAAAATTAACATAAAACCAATTTGGACATTAAAAAGTATTTTCAACCATTAAAATTCAgcccaatttgttttttaaaaaggcttgtaGTTTCTGGAAAATGATAAAGCTTGAGACTTTTGGGGAAGATATTTCTGTTACTGCAGACCAGCCACTGAAATTGCCATTGGTTGTAATCTGCACTTGCTCTATTGATACAGTTTAAAGTGACACTTTATTCTCATTTTTAAAGTTAATGAGGAAATGTGGAGGACATCATTCATGGTTGTAAAGATTTGTAGAGTATGGAAACATAAGAAGAACATGAACTGATGAGTTAGAGGGCAACTAAAAAACTCAGCTCTCATTTTCAAATGTCATAAAGCCTGTTTATAAATACATTTACTTTTTACATATGTATTAGGGTTTAGGGTTTCTTTAGTCTGAAAGAGTTATCACAGAAAAAGAATCCAGTGCAGTATATCATTACAGAGAAGAAAATTACATTAGTTGTGTGCAACTAATGCATAGCT is a genomic window of Rhineura floridana isolate rRhiFlo1 chromosome 1, rRhiFlo1.hap2, whole genome shotgun sequence containing:
- the ZFAND5 gene encoding AN1-type zinc finger protein 5 produces the protein MAQETNQTPGPMLCSTGCGFYGNPRTNGMCSVCYKEHLQRQQNSGRISPMGTSSGSNSPTSDSASVQRADTSLNNCEGAAGSTSDKSRNVPVAALPVTQQMTEMSISREEKVTPKTETTEPVVTQPSPTVSQPSTSQNEEKTPEMPKPKKNRCFMCRKKVGLTGFDCRCGNLFCGLHRYSDKHNCPYDYKAEAAAKIRKENPVVVAEKIQRI